One genomic region from Kineobactrum salinum encodes:
- a CDS encoding acyl-CoA dehydrogenase C-terminal domain-containing protein encodes MPAYKAPLRDIRFVMNELLESETLYQGLPGYEEASQDLMDAIVDEGARFAENVLAPLNQSGDEEGCSWTEAGVTTPRGFPEAYRQFVDNGWPALAADTEYGGQGLPNLLGIVVNEMAGTANWSWLMYPGLSHGAIKTIEEHGDSEQKQTYLTRLIEGSWTGTMCLTEAHCGSDLGLLRSKAEPRADGSYAISGTKIFISAGDHDMAENIVHIVLARLPDAPPGTKGISLFIVPKFKVNADGSLGERNAVHCASIEKKMGIKASATCVLNFDGATGYLIGPPNRGLNCMFTFMNTARIGTAVQGLAHGELSFQGALAYARDRLAMRSLTGPKNPDGPADPIIVHPDVRRMLLTQKAFVEGSRAFLYYLAQQGDVIDAGSPEQAKAADDLLAFLTPIAKAFVTETGYETANLGLQVFGGHGFIKEWGMEQIVRDARIAMLYEGTTGIQALDLIGRKVLGSGGKLLAGFTDIVGAFCEEHADAADAEFISVLEAYKDEWLQLSLKIGEKAMQNPDEAGAASVDYLMYSGYVTLAYFWARMAVLARQKIAAAEGDTSFYQAKLMTARFYFDRLLPRTLSHKQALMSGADNLMQMPAALFDVG; translated from the coding sequence GCTCCCCTGCGGGATATCCGCTTCGTGATGAACGAATTGCTGGAATCAGAAACCCTGTATCAGGGCCTGCCCGGCTACGAAGAGGCCAGCCAGGACCTGATGGATGCCATCGTCGACGAGGGCGCCCGCTTTGCCGAGAACGTGCTGGCCCCACTGAACCAGTCCGGCGATGAAGAAGGCTGCAGCTGGACCGAGGCCGGCGTCACCACGCCCAGGGGCTTCCCCGAGGCCTACCGCCAGTTCGTGGACAACGGCTGGCCCGCCCTGGCCGCGGACACTGAATACGGCGGCCAGGGGCTGCCCAACCTGCTGGGTATCGTAGTCAATGAAATGGCCGGCACCGCCAACTGGTCCTGGCTGATGTACCCGGGCCTGAGCCACGGCGCTATCAAGACCATCGAGGAGCACGGCGACTCCGAGCAGAAACAGACCTATCTCACCCGCCTCATCGAGGGCAGCTGGACCGGCACCATGTGCCTGACCGAGGCCCACTGCGGCAGTGACCTGGGCCTGCTGCGCTCCAAGGCCGAACCGCGGGCGGATGGTTCCTATGCGATCAGTGGCACCAAGATCTTCATCAGCGCCGGCGACCACGATATGGCGGAGAACATCGTCCATATCGTGCTGGCGCGGCTGCCCGATGCCCCTCCCGGCACCAAGGGCATCTCCCTGTTCATTGTGCCCAAGTTCAAGGTCAACGCCGACGGCTCCCTCGGTGAGCGCAATGCAGTGCACTGCGCCTCCATCGAGAAGAAGATGGGGATCAAGGCCTCCGCGACCTGCGTGCTGAACTTCGATGGTGCCACCGGCTATCTGATCGGGCCGCCCAACCGCGGCCTGAACTGCATGTTTACCTTCATGAATACCGCCCGTATCGGCACCGCGGTGCAGGGCCTGGCCCACGGCGAACTCTCCTTCCAGGGTGCGCTGGCCTACGCCCGCGACCGGCTGGCGATGCGCAGCCTGACCGGCCCCAAGAACCCCGATGGCCCGGCCGATCCGATCATCGTCCACCCCGATGTGCGGCGCATGCTGTTGACCCAGAAGGCCTTTGTCGAGGGCAGCCGCGCCTTCCTGTACTACCTGGCCCAGCAGGGTGACGTGATCGACGCGGGCAGTCCGGAACAGGCCAAGGCGGCGGATGACCTGCTGGCCTTCCTCACCCCCATCGCCAAGGCCTTCGTCACCGAAACCGGCTACGAGACCGCCAACCTGGGGCTGCAGGTCTTCGGCGGCCACGGCTTCATCAAGGAATGGGGCATGGAGCAGATCGTGCGCGATGCACGTATCGCGATGCTGTACGAGGGCACCACCGGCATCCAGGCGTTGGACCTGATCGGACGCAAGGTGCTGGGTTCCGGCGGCAAGTTGTTGGCGGGCTTTACCGACATCGTCGGCGCCTTTTGCGAAGAGCACGCCGATGCGGCTGACGCCGAATTCATCAGTGTGCTGGAGGCCTACAAGGACGAGTGGCTGCAGCTGTCGCTGAAGATAGGCGAGAAGGCGATGCAGAATCCGGACGAAGCCGGCGCCGCGTCGGTGGACTACCTGATGTACAGCGGCTACGTCACCCTCGCCTATTTCTGGGCGCGGATGGCGGTACTGGCGCGGCAGAAGATCGCCGCCGCCGAGGGCGACACCTCGTTCTACCAGGCCAAGCTGATGACCGCCCGTTTCTACTTCGACCGGCTGCTGCCGCGCACCCTGTCCCATAAACAGGCCCTGATGTCCGGTGCCGACAACCTGATGCAGATGCCCGCCGCGCTGTTCGACGTGGGCTGA
- a CDS encoding DUF3094 family protein, whose protein sequence is MTEQKDQTPAQPQPPSEPEQQNRLYPEDQAKVDAFVSRGINSVERKPFRPLRLLVILMVIVVGLSLFSQLLARWAGIY, encoded by the coding sequence ATGACCGAACAGAAGGATCAAACCCCGGCGCAGCCGCAGCCACCGTCTGAGCCGGAACAACAAAACCGGCTCTACCCGGAAGACCAGGCCAAAGTGGACGCCTTCGTCAGCCGCGGCATCAATTCCGTGGAGCGCAAGCCATTCAGGCCGCTGCGGCTACTGGTGATACTGATGGTCATCGTAGTGGGCCTCAGTCTGTTCAGCCAGCTGCTGGCGCGCTGGGCCGGCATCTACTGA
- a CDS encoding transposase, with protein MSLAGNILGISDLEVERVDRDRGIEVYARPTSRPACIYCQHKGVRIKATYQRTLKHTRQGNQVMTLHLTCPKYHCPQCGRYFRHRFKGVRPRFRASEAFRLEVFEAHDGGVTQRKLTLTHSISPDTVERWYQSHCRLRRSERANRPCPKVLGIDEHFFTRKRGYATTLVDLKRNKVFDVVLGRSEASLGRYLKALPGRDNVRLIVMDMSETDRAIARRYFPNAMIVADRFHVIRLVNQHFLKAWQDHDPEGRYPVRFVPQRTLCPRGRTACIGCADKGSAPSCLRASITRWK; from the coding sequence ATGTCCCTCGCAGGCAACATTCTAGGCATATCCGATCTGGAGGTCGAGCGGGTCGACCGCGATCGAGGTATTGAAGTCTACGCCAGGCCGACCAGCCGGCCGGCGTGCATCTATTGTCAGCACAAGGGGGTCAGGATCAAGGCCACCTACCAACGCACGCTCAAGCATACGCGCCAGGGGAATCAGGTGATGACGCTTCATCTGACGTGCCCCAAGTACCACTGCCCGCAATGCGGACGGTATTTTCGTCACCGCTTCAAGGGTGTTCGACCCCGTTTCAGAGCCTCGGAAGCGTTCCGGCTCGAGGTCTTTGAAGCCCACGACGGCGGTGTCACCCAGCGCAAGCTCACACTGACCCACAGCATTAGTCCTGACACCGTGGAGCGGTGGTATCAGAGCCACTGCCGTCTGCGGCGGTCTGAGAGGGCCAACAGGCCCTGCCCGAAGGTGCTGGGCATTGATGAGCACTTCTTTACCCGCAAGCGTGGCTACGCCACCACGCTGGTGGATCTCAAGCGCAACAAGGTGTTTGATGTGGTGCTCGGGCGCTCCGAAGCCAGCCTGGGGCGCTATTTGAAGGCATTACCCGGCCGAGACAACGTCCGGCTTATTGTCATGGATATGTCCGAAACCGACCGCGCCATTGCCCGACGATACTTCCCCAATGCGATGATCGTGGCAGACCGTTTCCATGTCATCCGGCTCGTGAATCAGCATTTTCTGAAGGCGTGGCAGGACCACGACCCCGAGGGCCGCTATCCGGTGCGTTTCGTGCCTCAACGCACCCTATGCCCTCGAGGCAGAACCGCCTGCATAGGGTGCGCTGACAAAGGAAGCGCACCATCGTGCCTGAGGGCTTCCATAACAAGATGGAAATGA
- a CDS encoding polysaccharide deacetylase family protein: MLSAADHGVILLYHHVSDSTPPSTSVSPGRFVQHLDYLADNGFNVIPLDELLSRGLAGKSLPENAVAITFDDAYISVFAEAAPRLAERGWPFTVFLASQPLDDEVQGYMSWRQAKELLGMGGDIGGHSHSHGYLARRQAGESDSQWRQRMETEIEKNRQRIQAELGVEVTAFAYPYGEYNPALKNMLEQRGLHGVAQQSGAVGRYTDPLQVPRFPIATGYDEIDRLKQGINSQPLPVVDEKRDDQSLQLEVASSELPTITCFSARGERLPLEKIDETRYRVELPPTEAGRNKVNCTAPTGENKGEFYWHSYLWIGD, from the coding sequence GTGCTTTCTGCCGCTGATCACGGCGTAATTCTGCTCTATCACCACGTCAGCGACTCCACACCGCCCAGCACCAGCGTGAGCCCCGGCCGCTTTGTGCAGCACCTGGATTACCTGGCGGACAACGGCTTCAATGTCATCCCCCTCGATGAACTGTTATCCAGGGGCCTGGCGGGTAAATCCCTGCCCGAAAACGCCGTCGCCATCACCTTCGATGATGCCTATATTTCCGTGTTTGCCGAGGCAGCCCCAAGGCTGGCCGAACGGGGCTGGCCCTTTACTGTGTTTCTCGCCAGTCAGCCACTCGATGACGAGGTGCAGGGCTACATGTCGTGGCGACAAGCGAAAGAACTGTTGGGGATGGGGGGTGACATCGGCGGACACTCCCACAGCCATGGTTACCTGGCGCGACGGCAAGCGGGCGAAAGCGACAGCCAGTGGCGCCAGCGGATGGAAACCGAGATCGAGAAGAACCGGCAGCGGATACAGGCGGAGCTGGGTGTGGAAGTTACCGCCTTTGCCTACCCCTATGGCGAATACAACCCCGCCCTCAAGAACATGCTGGAACAGCGTGGGCTTCACGGCGTTGCCCAGCAATCGGGCGCAGTGGGCCGCTACACAGATCCACTACAGGTTCCCCGCTTCCCCATTGCCACCGGCTATGACGAGATCGACCGCCTCAAGCAGGGAATCAACAGCCAGCCGCTGCCGGTAGTAGATGAGAAGCGCGACGACCAATCACTGCAACTGGAAGTGGCAAGTTCGGAACTCCCGACGATCACTTGCTTCTCTGCCCGCGGCGAAAGACTTCCCCTGGAAAAGATCGACGAGACCCGCTACCGGGTTGAGTTGCCACCGACCGAGGCCGGCCGGAACAAGGTGAACTGCACGGCACCCACGGGTGAGAATAAAGGGGAGTTTTACTGGCATTCCTACTTGTGGATCGGTGATTGA
- a CDS encoding glucosaminidase domain-containing protein has protein sequence MEQDEQTQRYQFGRRTWSIAIGVVLMVCACLWYMLRDTSSNLPDFSRFEQTSELKTAFFSYLEPIVERQNEALREQRSALKTIAAEFEADGSIGLYHRWRLNRLAETYGVPEGLDTGKTIQTLLLRIDIVPLELAAVQAAKESAWGRSRFAVQANNLFGHWCFTPGCGVVPSNRGAGQHHELKAYDSVSEAIANYMLNLNTHPKYLKFRQLRAQLREAEERLSGMALAEGLLYYSERREAYIREIKAMIGQYREFTSETEGRAQT, from the coding sequence ATGGAGCAAGACGAGCAGACACAGCGTTATCAATTTGGCAGGAGGACCTGGTCCATTGCCATCGGTGTGGTACTCATGGTGTGTGCCTGTCTCTGGTACATGTTGCGGGATACCTCCAGCAACCTCCCCGATTTCTCCCGGTTTGAGCAGACCAGCGAACTTAAAACCGCGTTCTTTTCCTATCTGGAACCCATTGTAGAGCGGCAGAATGAAGCCCTGCGCGAGCAAAGGAGCGCGCTGAAGACAATAGCTGCAGAGTTTGAGGCCGATGGCAGCATCGGCCTTTACCACCGCTGGCGGCTCAACCGGCTCGCGGAGACCTACGGCGTACCCGAGGGGCTCGACACAGGGAAGACGATTCAAACCCTTCTGCTGCGTATAGACATTGTACCCCTGGAACTGGCGGCGGTGCAGGCGGCCAAGGAATCCGCCTGGGGCCGTTCCCGGTTTGCCGTCCAGGCCAACAACCTCTTCGGTCACTGGTGCTTTACTCCCGGCTGCGGCGTGGTGCCCAGCAACAGGGGCGCCGGACAGCACCACGAGCTGAAGGCCTATGATTCGGTGAGTGAGGCCATTGCCAACTACATGCTCAACCTCAATACCCACCCCAAATACCTCAAGTTTCGCCAGCTTCGGGCACAACTGCGGGAAGCTGAGGAGCGTCTGTCTGGCATGGCCTTGGCCGAAGGTCTGCTCTACTACTCCGAGCGCCGGGAGGCCTATATCAGAGAGATCAAGGCAATGATCGGGCAGTATCGGGAATTTACCAGCGAGACGGAGGGCAGAGCCCAGACATGA
- a CDS encoding ABC-F family ATPase, whose translation MISAANVTMQFGAKPLFENISVKFGDGNRYGLIGANGCGKSTFMKILDGSLAPSAGNVSISPNERIGKLHQDQFAFEQYSVVDTVIMGHAELWAVKQERDRIYSLTEMSDEDGMKVAELETLFAEMDGYTAESRAGDFLLGAGIGTELHFGPMSEVAPGLKLRVLLAQALFSDPDILLLDEPTNNLDINTIRWLEGVLNARKSTMVIISHDRHFLNAICTHMADIDYGELRLYPGNYDDFMTASTMARERLQSENAKKSAQIADLQQFVSRFSANASKAKQATSRAKQIDKIKLDEVKASSRMSPYIRFRQDKKLHRQALVLENLGHGYDGEPLFSGGNLLLEAGTRLAIIGENGAGKTTFLRCLLNELQPVAGTVKWAENATVAYCPQDSTEDFASDLNLFDWMSQWRKPSHDDQIVRATLGRLLFSSDDFKKKARVCSGGEKNRLLFGKLMMTDANVLILDEPTNHLDMEAIEALNLALEHYDGTLIFVSHDREFVSSLANRVIEIKGRELVDFQGSYEDYLVEMSGENSPGRSYASVGG comes from the coding sequence GTGATCAGCGCAGCAAACGTCACCATGCAATTTGGCGCCAAGCCATTGTTCGAGAATATCTCGGTAAAGTTCGGCGACGGCAACCGCTATGGCCTTATCGGCGCCAACGGTTGCGGCAAGTCGACCTTCATGAAAATCCTCGACGGCAGCCTGGCACCCAGCGCCGGCAACGTATCTATCTCGCCCAATGAGCGCATCGGCAAGCTGCATCAGGACCAATTCGCCTTCGAGCAGTACTCGGTCGTCGACACTGTGATCATGGGCCACGCCGAGCTGTGGGCGGTGAAGCAGGAGCGTGACCGCATCTACAGCCTGACGGAGATGTCCGACGAAGACGGCATGAAGGTCGCGGAACTGGAGACCCTGTTCGCGGAGATGGACGGCTACACTGCCGAGAGCCGCGCCGGCGACTTCCTGCTCGGCGCCGGCATTGGCACGGAGCTGCACTTCGGTCCCATGAGCGAGGTGGCGCCGGGCCTGAAGCTGCGGGTGCTACTGGCCCAGGCCCTGTTCTCCGACCCGGACATCCTGCTGCTGGACGAGCCCACCAACAACCTCGACATCAACACCATTCGCTGGCTGGAAGGGGTGCTGAACGCGCGCAAGAGCACCATGGTGATCATTTCCCATGACCGTCACTTCCTCAACGCCATCTGCACCCACATGGCCGACATCGACTACGGCGAGCTGCGCCTGTACCCCGGCAACTACGACGATTTCATGACCGCCTCGACCATGGCCCGCGAGCGTCTGCAGTCCGAGAACGCCAAGAAGTCTGCCCAGATCGCCGACCTGCAGCAGTTCGTTAGCCGCTTCTCCGCCAATGCCTCCAAGGCCAAGCAGGCCACCTCGCGGGCCAAGCAGATCGACAAGATCAAGCTGGACGAAGTCAAGGCCTCGAGCCGGATGAGTCCCTACATCCGCTTCCGCCAGGACAAGAAACTGCATCGCCAGGCCCTGGTGCTGGAAAACCTGGGCCACGGCTACGACGGCGAGCCGCTGTTCAGCGGCGGCAACCTGCTGCTGGAGGCCGGCACCCGGCTGGCCATCATCGGCGAGAACGGCGCCGGCAAGACCACCTTCCTGCGCTGCCTGCTCAATGAGTTGCAACCTGTGGCGGGCACGGTCAAGTGGGCGGAGAATGCCACGGTCGCGTACTGCCCCCAGGACAGCACGGAAGATTTCGCCAGCGACCTCAACCTGTTCGACTGGATGAGCCAGTGGCGCAAGCCCAGTCATGACGACCAGATCGTCCGCGCCACCCTGGGCCGCCTGCTGTTTTCCTCCGATGACTTCAAGAAGAAGGCTCGGGTCTGCTCCGGCGGCGAGAAAAATCGCCTGCTGTTTGGCAAGCTGATGATGACCGATGCCAATGTCCTGATCCTCGATGAGCCCACCAACCACCTGGACATGGAGGCCATCGAGGCCCTCAACCTGGCGCTGGAACACTACGACGGCACGCTGATCTTTGTCAGCCACGACCGTGAATTCGTCTCCTCCCTGGCGAACCGGGTTATCGAGATCAAAGGCCGCGAGCTGGTGGATTTTCAGGGCAGCTACGAGGATTATCTGGTGGAGATGTCAGGCGAGAATAGTCCGGGGCGCAGCTATGCTTCGGTGGGCGGCTGA
- a CDS encoding DksA/TraR family C4-type zinc finger protein: protein MAGGFAKDGAVQEQIDASLEDEVKRARSRLPQGESAFKCEECGTAIPEPRRKAIPGIRRCVPCQENIDQDQVLYAGYNRRGSKDSQLR from the coding sequence GTGGCCGGAGGTTTTGCCAAAGATGGTGCGGTCCAGGAGCAGATCGATGCCAGCCTGGAGGACGAGGTAAAGCGGGCACGCAGCCGGCTACCTCAGGGCGAGAGTGCGTTTAAATGTGAGGAATGCGGTACCGCAATCCCCGAGCCCCGCCGCAAGGCAATCCCGGGCATCAGGCGATGTGTGCCATGCCAGGAGAATATTGACCAGGATCAAGTACTTTACGCCGGCTATAACCGAAGAGGCAGCAAGGATAGTCAGCTCCGGTAG
- a CDS encoding secondary thiamine-phosphate synthase enzyme YjbQ: MPIKQTEITLRARSRGFHLVTDEVTAALPDLGATGAGLLHVFIKHTSASLTINENADATVRHDFESHFNEMVPQDAPYYRHTQEGPDDMPAHLKASLLGSSVSIPITNGQLNMGTWQGIYLCEHRDHGGARRLVLTLSY, from the coding sequence ATGCCAATTAAACAAACCGAAATCACATTGCGTGCGCGCTCGCGCGGCTTTCATCTGGTTACCGACGAAGTAACAGCGGCGCTGCCCGATCTCGGCGCAACAGGAGCCGGACTGCTGCACGTATTTATCAAGCACACGTCCGCTTCCCTGACCATCAATGAAAACGCGGATGCCACCGTGCGCCATGATTTTGAAAGTCACTTCAATGAGATGGTGCCGCAGGATGCGCCCTATTATCGGCACACGCAGGAAGGTCCCGACGACATGCCGGCCCACCTCAAGGCGAGCCTGCTGGGAAGCAGTGTTTCCATACCCATTACCAACGGCCAGTTGAATATGGGCACCTGGCAAGGGATTTACCTCTGCGAACACCGGGACCACGGTGGCGCGCGGCGGCTGGTGCTGACGTTGAGTTATTAG
- a CDS encoding Fic family protein: MNIADFKAGRYENRYEYKAFLPEPVSHEWIISDPELTDLLGRADRALGELNAFSQLIPDIDFFIRMHVAKEATQSSRIEGTQTNIEDAFKDADDLKPEERDDWTEVQNYIRAINFAIASLATLPLSTRLLRQTHAELMQGARGEHKQPGEFRISQNWIGVSLKNAAFVPPHHDHLPELMSDLEKFLHVQDFFVHPLIRIAIAHYQFETIHPFLDGNGRLGRLMISLYLASEGLLHKPALYLSDYFERNKTAYVDHLMAVRHGDHLREWLVFFLFGIEETARASASVFRAVIDLKQRIERDVLPRFSARRQDSAHHLMRHLYAQPVVDVKWATDIIGASTNTAASLIADMVSFEVLVEVTGQRRNRLFVFKDYLNLFRSQP, encoded by the coding sequence ATGAATATCGCAGACTTCAAGGCAGGCCGCTACGAAAATCGCTATGAGTACAAGGCGTTTCTGCCCGAGCCCGTCTCTCACGAATGGATCATCTCTGATCCTGAGCTGACGGATTTGCTGGGTCGTGCCGACCGTGCGTTGGGCGAGCTGAATGCCTTCAGTCAGCTGATCCCCGACATCGATTTTTTTATTCGCATGCACGTAGCGAAGGAGGCCACTCAGTCCAGTCGTATCGAGGGAACTCAGACCAATATCGAAGATGCCTTCAAGGATGCCGATGATCTGAAGCCGGAGGAGCGGGACGACTGGACGGAGGTCCAGAACTATATTCGGGCGATCAACTTCGCTATAGCGTCTTTAGCGACGCTGCCCCTGTCAACACGTTTGCTGCGTCAAACTCATGCCGAATTGATGCAAGGTGCGCGTGGTGAACACAAGCAGCCCGGCGAATTTCGCATCAGTCAGAACTGGATCGGTGTCAGCCTGAAAAATGCTGCTTTTGTGCCCCCTCACCATGATCACCTACCCGAGCTGATGAGTGATCTGGAGAAGTTTCTGCACGTCCAGGATTTTTTTGTGCACCCACTGATTCGCATCGCAATCGCACATTACCAATTTGAAACCATCCATCCCTTTTTGGATGGTAACGGCCGGCTAGGGCGATTGATGATTTCACTCTATCTGGCCTCCGAGGGGCTCTTGCACAAACCCGCGCTTTACCTATCGGACTATTTTGAACGCAACAAGACCGCTTATGTGGATCATTTGATGGCCGTTCGCCACGGTGACCACTTGCGCGAATGGCTGGTTTTCTTCCTGTTCGGTATAGAAGAAACCGCTCGCGCCTCGGCATCGGTGTTCCGCGCGGTTATCGACTTGAAGCAGCGTATTGAAAGGGACGTGTTGCCGCGCTTCAGTGCGCGCCGCCAGGACAGCGCCCACCACCTCATGCGGCACCTTTATGCACAGCCCGTTGTCGATGTGAAATGGGCGACTGATATTATTGGCGCATCGACAAATACGGCAGCATCGTTGATTGCCGACATGGTTTCATTTGAGGTGCTGGTCGAAGTCACCGGTCAGCGCCGCAATCGTCTCTTTGTATTCAAGGATTATTTAAACCTTTTTAGGTCACAACCTTGA
- a CDS encoding PIN domain-containing protein, with the protein MAEQKRVALLIDCDNVSHNAIEGVLGELAAHGMVNVRHAHGDLIRATELFEVDMRGTAMFIRDARRQSS; encoded by the coding sequence ATGGCGGAACAAAAGCGGGTAGCACTTCTTATCGACTGTGATAACGTCAGTCACAACGCCATTGAGGGGGTTTTGGGGGAGCTCGCTGCCCACGGCATGGTCAATGTCCGCCACGCCCATGGCGACCTGATTCGCGCCACCGAATTGTTCGAGGTGGATATGCGAGGTACCGCCATGTTCATCAGGGATGCACGGAGGCAATCATCATGA
- a CDS encoding YybH family protein — protein MKPVLAWVVPVLLVTALCVAPAAGSEPAEKLSRLEQQVIEAEQRFAASMAARDFAAFQSFLAEEAVFFSGATVLHGKVAVAQEWGTYFEGEKPPFSWCPARVVVLASGTLAHSSGPVLNPEGECVATFNTIWRRRGEQRWEVVFDKGEPGCAAGSRCLEPQANRFP, from the coding sequence ATGAAGCCGGTCCTGGCCTGGGTGGTGCCGGTTCTGCTTGTCACCGCCCTGTGTGTGGCTCCGGCGGCGGGCAGCGAACCGGCGGAGAAACTGTCGCGACTTGAGCAGCAGGTCATCGAGGCCGAACAGCGCTTCGCGGCGAGCATGGCCGCGCGGGATTTTGCCGCCTTCCAGTCCTTCCTGGCGGAGGAGGCGGTATTCTTTTCCGGGGCGACAGTGCTGCATGGCAAGGTCGCGGTCGCGCAAGAGTGGGGGACTTACTTCGAGGGCGAAAAGCCGCCCTTCTCGTGGTGCCCCGCCCGGGTAGTGGTGCTCGCCTCCGGGACGCTGGCCCACAGCAGCGGCCCGGTGCTGAATCCCGAGGGCGAGTGCGTGGCGACCTTCAATACCATCTGGCGCCGCCGCGGCGAGCAACGCTGGGAGGTGGTTTTTGACAAGGGCGAGCCGGGTTGCGCCGCTGGGTCCCGGTGTCTGGAACCACAGGCGAACCGATTTCCCTGA